In the Nymphalis io chromosome 2, ilAglIoxx1.1, whole genome shotgun sequence genome, one interval contains:
- the LOC126777837 gene encoding uncharacterized protein DDB_G0287625-like, translated as MSDSVNMSLDEIIKQNKNRTSRVRGRGGGNVRGRGGGRGGRRGRAGRGGGSDRGISQSRGGSNNRQGRSRSRSRGPRGRSQSRGRSDSRARSKSRQRRFSYPRTRSASRSRSQLRSLTPKARAGLENAVFHDDMPALVRSNRGNRGGPQTRFRHLNYNQQAQGNVHSRLGLNNRRGGGGNAFKPLAVAKRGISKRGRGLITRNRYSSVGLRSDQILQERQNFIQNNIIKSQTFTRSRNNSLNSASQLTVSVANDFAKRRRNSVGNAGYLNKQTLANLTNDFGGYNTRRGPGSVKSVGSNRSNQSNSSRRSNQSRGRGRGRGSSRGIGRKFVNKQILNPKLQKEIAAIQGKTYGTPKTNLEAPSGVNFSPTPAATQQTLHQRFATT; from the exons atgagTGATTCTGTAAATATGTCACTAG acGAAATTATCAAGCAGAATAAAAACAGAACTAGCCGAGTTCGAGGTCGAGGTGGTGGAAACGTTAGAGGACGTGGTGGTGGCCGCGGTGGTCGTAGAGGGCGCGCAGGTCGAGGAGGAGGTTCAGACCGAGGAATCTCCCAATCACGGGGTGGAAGCAATAACAGGCAGGGCAGATCTCGCTCACGGTCTCGTGGACCCAGGGGCAGATCACAGTCACGTGGACGTTCAGATTCTCGGGCAAGATCAAAATCCCGACAAAGGCGCTTTTCTTATCCTAGAACCAGATCTGCTTCACGTTCTCGCTCTCAGTTAAGAAGTTTGACTCCAAAAGCAAGAGCAGGTCTAGAGAATGCAGTGTTTCATGATGATATGCCAGCTCTAGTGCGCTCAAACAGAGGAAACAGAG GAGGACCTCAAACAAGATTCCGGCATTTAAATTACAATCAGCAAGCACAAGGTAATGTTCATAGCAGACTTGGATTAAACAATCGAAGAGGTGGCGGAGGGAATGCCTTCAAGCCCTTAGCAGTAGCCAAAAGAGGAATTTCTAAACGGGGTCGTGGTCTTATCACTAGAAATCGTTACAGCTCTGTGGGCTTAAGATCCGACCAAATCTTACAAGAACGTCAaaactttatacaaaataacataataaagtcACAGACTTTTACACGCTCTAGAAACAATTCACTAAATTCAGCTTCACAATTAACAGTTAGTGTAGCCAATGATTTTGCAAAAAGACGCAGAAATAGTGTTGGAAATGCAGGCTATTTAAATAAGCAAACTCTAGCCAATTTAACTAATGATTTTGGCGGATACAACACAAGAAGAGGCCCTGGAAGTGTAAAATCAGTTGGATCAAATAGGTCTAATCAATCCAATTCTAGTAGACGATCAAATCAGTCTAGGGGAAGAGGGCGTGGAAGGGGATCTAGTCGTGGAATAGGACGGAAGTTTGTAAATAAGCAAATACTTAATCCAAAACTTCAGAAAGAAATTGCAGCTATCCAGGGTAAAACTTATGGTACACCTAAAACAAACCTGGAAGCACCAAGTGGTGTTAACTTTTCTCCAACCCCAGCTGCTACGCAGCAAACCCTACATCAAAGATTTGCAACgacataa
- the LOC126776252 gene encoding mitochondrial DNA helicase, with amino-acid sequence MYHTFKFNKFRLKPFLNIISDIKKIHNVDLSDISKVTVTNIRKLLRQKGFPVQDGFTSLTTKCTICMEEKTEQKNAENKLFVNKTTGFFLCPKCNIHGEWNVLERLMKKSKPEGSIKDYIDDLQQKIDSFKKHWENILKDTTSILDLSENETLELFRLFEYPYHHEASKVLSDIRVSKDHTVLYFPLKNSLDNIVGYRKVQAGREDETESFGLYAAGLFHCRASRTSRNDQAILVPSIQDVLHLAASKVPGTLIWLNNCSLPPVLLPCLENYQRLCLWGDWDNMRAVAEKLAEERCRFVRPTDGLVTATEAAVANLSLKTLVSEAKPAAHRSITTFAALRDDVYAELTNIDKVRGVKWRRFPGLTRLLGGHRRGELTVLTGPTGCGKTTLCAEMSLDLAQQGVTTLWGSFEIRNSRLARTMLQQFAGVPLEQNLQEFPKFADDFQKLPIYYLAFHGQQPIKVVMEAVEHARYMHDLSHVVVDNVQFMLGVGDEREGDRYLRQDAVIAAFRTFATARHCHVTLVMHPRKERESEDLSTSSIFGSAKASQEADNVLIIQDKRLTAVRGKKYLQIAKNRYSGDLGIVPLDFDKDSLSYQSKKKTKCKHDEPDKLLDECFEEYSLEANDINTSRTPKIQKNKKSNNDADTFLSDILNLNRTR; translated from the exons atgtatcaTACTTTTAAGTTTAACAAATTTAGGCTTAAGCCTTTTCTTAACATcataagtgacataaaaaaaatacacaatgtaGATCTTAGCGATATTTCGAAAGTAACAGTTACAAATATTCGTAAATTATTACGACAAAAAGGTTTCCCTGTTCAGGATGGATTTACGTCTCTTACAACCAAATGTACAATATGTATGGAAGAAAAAACCGAACAAAAGAATGCcgaaaataaactttttgttaataaaactaCAG gttTCTTTTTGTGTCCTAAGTGCAATATACATGGAGAATGGAATGTACTTGAAAGGTTAATGAAAAAATCTAAACCCGAAGGTAGTATAAAAGACTATATCGATGATTTGCAGCAGAAAATAGACAGTTTTAAAAAACACtgggaaaatatattaaaagatactACATCAATACTAGATTTAAGTGAAAATGAAACTTTAGAACTATTCCGTTTATTTGAATATCCA TACCATCACGAAGCAAGTAAGGTATTATCAGACATAAGAGTATCAAAGGACCACACAGTATTATATTTCCCTTTAAAGAACTCTTTGGATAATATAGTGGGATACCGTAAAGTACAAGCAGGGAGAGAGGATGAGACCGAAAGCTTTGGTCTGTATGCAGCTGGCTTGTTCCACTGCAGAGCCAGTAGAACAAGTCGTAATGACCAAGCAATTCTAGTGCCAAGTATACAGGATGTCCTACATTTAGCTGCATCTAAGGTTCCAG GTACTCTCATTTGGCTGAATAACTGTAGCCTACCCCCCGTCTTACTACCCTGTCTAGAAAACTACCAAAGATTATGTTTATGGGGAGATTGGGACAACATGAGAGCTGTAGCTGAGAAGCTTGCGGAAGAAAGATGTCGATTTGTaag GCCCACAGATGGCTTAGTGACAGCAACTGAGGCGGCCGTCGCAAACTTATCTTTAAAGACTCTTGTCTCGGAAGCGAAACCGGCCGCCCACAGATCCATCACCACTTTCGCAGCCCTACGAGATGACGTGTATGCTGAACTTACCAATATAGATAag GTTCGAGGCGTGAAATGGCGTCGTTTCCCCGGGCTGACGCGCTTGCTGGGCGGACACCGCCGGGGAGAGTTGACCGTCCTCACCGGGCCCACGGGCTGCGGGAAAACAACGCTCTGTGCAGAAATGTCACTCGACCTCGCACAACAAGGG GTTACAACTTTATGGGGAAGCTTCGAGATTCGCAACTCACGGCTGGCTCGCACGATGCTGCAGCAGTTCGCAGGCGTCCCGCTCGAGCAGAACCTTCAGGAGTTTCCAAAGTTCGCTGACGATTTTCAAAAATTACCAATCTACTACCTCGCGTTCCACGGACAACAGCCTATCAAAGTCGTTATGGAG GCGGTGGAGCACGCGCGGTACATGCACGACCTGTCGCACGTGGTGGTGGACAACGTGCAGTTCATGCTGGGAGTGGGCGACGAGCGCGAGGGGGACCGCTACCTGCGCCAGGACGCCGTCATCGCCGCCTTCCGCACCTTCGCCACGGCTAGGCACTGTCACGTCACACTCGTCATGCATCCCAGGAAG gaACGCGAAAGTGAAGATCTATCTACCAGCTCCATTTTCGGAAGTGCCAAAGCATCCCAAGAAGCAGACAATGTTCTTATAATTCAA gataaAAGACTAACAGCCGTTCGTGGAAAAAAATACTTGCAAATAGCCAAAAATCGATACAGCGGAGACCTCGGCATCGTCCCACTGGACTTTGACAAAGACTCTCTCAGTTACCAGTCGAAAAAGAAAACCAAATGTAAACATGATGAACCAGACAAACTCTTGGACGAGTGCTTTGAAGAATACTCCTTAGAAGCTAACGATATTAATACTAGCAGAACGCCAAAAATTCAGAAAAACAAAAAGAGTAACAACGACGCCGATACATTCCttagtgatattttaaatttaaacagaaCAAGATAA
- the LOC126776244 gene encoding uncharacterized protein LOC126776244, whose amino-acid sequence MSFFKNVTSSFAIRSRDTILKESLINNLSECVKDIQYNSQFEENFHSVLGSTDSTNTLCMALEAVFLHGLKDTFLRKAKNVISGDPDYRPQSSFWPLILVLSHRQNIDQISSLPQINTEIGQCRAWLRIALNECLLSSYMSTLLKNISAVKPFYNRTAFVCDTEILEVAQKLVQGLETCVQFNLPINSSLLNNWPEQVLMQAGIWVPTMRVAPITAGLDVASTLSDESKPKLASTPSHTSNITGLGRMLSLSEDEALKFILSKDTNEIQDKGKNTEDKKEYEKDVEKNIEAATSSILIEQPTTSHEPVDSGQIYSSSVDSGEFITTADTIVTGNSLCGKGWSNDGHDDLNTSINSNSSHGSSMIKTPEIKSLSSLVDNSNTFNETISNTPNLRDIMKDIHKELKLTPDDNEFCEVKTETALPDDPTLQGLDFEVVPNSTTGSFTAQELQKMVKQLGTLSREKGLDYQNYQCKSCQDLLGSTISKAKVCGYTGEYYCSNCMDPNVFIIPSRVIHNWDFRRYPVSKKSALFLLEFQHHPWIDMKKLNPKIYCGVSDMAQLQELRIQLNFLRAYIFTCREPVIEELQKRVWPREYLYDHLHTYTISDLAQIPNGSLALQLEKVVQFAKSHVLDCWLCSQKGFICEVCRDPKILYPFETSSTYRCEECSSVFHSKCLNENVPCPKCKRRQDRTSDTSLVDALHSHFNK is encoded by the coding sequence atGTCGTTTTTTAAGAATGTTACATCAAGCTTCGCTATTCGTAGTCGTGATACAATTCTCAAGGAGTCtcttataaataacttatcaGAGTGCGTGAAAGACATTCAATACAACAGTCAATTTGAAGAAAACTTTCACAGTGTTCTTGGTTCAACTGATTCAACAAATACCTTGTGTATGGCTTTGGAAGCTGTATTCCTTCATGGTTTGAAAGATACTTTTTTAAGAAAAGCTAAAAATGTTATATCTGGCGATCCCGACTACCGTCCTCAATCAAGTTTTTGGCCTCTTATACTTGTGTTATCACATAGGCAAAATATTGATCAAATTTCGTCCCTTCCCCAGATAAACACCGAAATAGGCCAATGTCGAGCCTGGCTGAGGATCGCTCTTAACGAATGTTTATTGTCATCCTATATGTccacattattaaaaaacatatcagCAGTGAAACCATTTTATAACAGAACTGCTTTTGTTTGTGATACAGAAATATTAGAAGTAGCACAAAAACTGGTTCAGGGCTTGGAAACTTGTGTCCAATTTAATTTACCTATAAATtctagtttattaaataattggcCAGAGCAAGTTCTAATGCAAGCAGGAATTTGGGTGCCTACTATGAGAGTAGCACCAATAACTGCAGGATTAGATGTTGCCAGCACCTTATCTGATGAATCAAAACCAAAACTCGCATCAACTCCATCCCATACCTCAAATATTACAGGTTTGGGTAGAATGTTATCCTTAAGTGAGGATGAAGCTTTGAAGTTTATACTTTCTAAGGACACAAATGAGATACAGGACAAAGGCAAGAATACAGAAGATAAAAAAGAGTATGAAAAGGATGTAGAAAAGAATATAGAAGCTGCTACTAGTTCAATACTTATAGAACAGCCCACAACAAGTCATGAGCCAGTTGACTCGGGACAGATTTATTCCTCATCTGTAGACTCAGGAGAATTTATAACAACAGCTGATACAATTGTTACGGGAAATTCACTATGTGGAAAAGGATGGTCAAATGATGGTCATGATGACCTTAATACATCAATCAATTCAAATTCGTCTCATGGAAGCAGTATGATAAAAACACCAGAAATAAAAAGCCTGTCATCTCTTGTTGATAACTcaaatacttttaatgaaaCAATTTCTAACACACCAAATTTGAGAGATATTATGAAAGATATTCATAAAGAATTGAAATTAACACCAGACGATAATGAGTTCTGTGAGGTGAAGACAGAGACAGCTCTTCCAGATGATCCTACATTACAGGGATTGGATTTCGAAGTAGTACCAAACTCTACAACTGGTTCGTTCACTGCTCAAGAGTTGCAGAAAATGGTCAAACAATTGGGAACATTGTCACGTGAAAAGGGTCTTGATTATCAAAACTATCAATGCAAGAGCTGTCAAGATTTATTAGGAAGTACCATATCAAAAGCAAAAGTGTGTGGATACACTGGGGAATATTACTGCTCAAATTGTATGGAccctaatgtttttattataccatCTCGGGTCATTCACAATTGGGATTTCAGGAGATATCCAGTGTCAAAGAAGTCAGCgctatttttattagaatttcaaCATCACCCATGGATAGACATGAAAAAACTAAATCCAAAGATCTACTGTGGAGTTTCAGATATGGCTCAGTTGCAAGAATTAAGAATACAACTTAATTTTCTAAGAGCATATATATTTACCTGTCGAGAACCGGTCATTGAAGAATTGCAGAAACGAGTTTGGCCTAGGGAGTATTTATATGATCACCTCCATACATACACAATATCTGATTTGGCACAAATTCCGAACGGTTCACTTGCCTTACAACTAGAGAAAGTAGTACAATTTGCAAAATCGCATGTACTTGATTGTTGGCTTTGCAGTCAAAAGGGATTTATTTGTGAAGTGTGTAGAGATCCTAAGATTTTATACCCTTTTGAGACTAGCTCCACTTACAGATGTGAGGAATGCTCAAGTGTATTTCATTCCAAGTGTCTGAATGAGaacgtaccttgtcctaaatgCAAAAGGAGGCAAGATAGAACGAGTGACACGTCACTGGTTGACGCTCTTCatagtcattttaataaataa
- the LOC126777841 gene encoding protein cereblon-like yields MIYVLYLLLLYALNYQYTKAEQNPYFQKNGQELLLCRKCGADVADSNYLINKHSPGAQKIGKQNLFGKQNITIQTLINPFGVKFDIVTAEKARCKNIGPRQGADSWFPGYTWNICTCPHCGQHLGWSFESSGGKTVDNNESIHLFHGLILSNILGENFTDSLIMMPKLYKM; encoded by the exons ATGATTTACGTACtctatttattgttgttatatgcTTTAAATTACCAATATACGAAAGCAGAACAAAATCCTTACTTTCAAAAAAATGGTCAAG AATTACTTTTATGTCGAAAATGCGGTGCTGATGTGGCCGATtcaaactatttaattaataaacatagtcCAGGAGCACAGAAAATTggaaaacaaaacttatttggCAAACAAAACATTACAATTCAGACATTAATCAATCCTTTTGGTGTTAAGTTTGATATTGTTACAGCTGAAAAAGCAAGATGTAAAAATATAGGACCA AGACAAGGAGCCGACTCATGGTTCCCTGGGTATACTTGGAATATTTGTACCTGTCCTCATTGTGGACAACATTTGGGATGGTCTTTTGAAAGTTCTGGGGGAAAAACAGTTGACAACAATGAAAGTATTCATTTGTTTCATGGgttaatattaagtaacataCTTGGAGAAAATT ttACAGATTCGCTCATAATGATgccaaaactttataaaatgtaa